The Shumkonia mesophila genomic interval CGCGGTCCATCAGGATATTATAGGCCTTGGTCCCGATGCCGATGGCGCCCCACAGGATGTACCCGGCGATGGCCAGCGCGAACAGCGGGTCGGCCGCCGTCCATCCGAACCGGCTGGACAGCACGAGCGAGACCACGATGCTGGCGTTGACCAGGATGTCGGTCTGATAGTGCAGCGAGTCGGCGCCGATCGCCACCGAGCCGGTGCGCCTGACCACGTATTTCTGGAACACGACCAGGACCAGGGTGAGCGCGATGGAGACGGCCAGCACGACATAGCCGACCTCGGGGTTGACCACGGCGCGCGGATGGAACAGGCGCTGTCCGGCCTGCACGATCAGAAAGACCGCCGAGCCCGAGATGAACGCGGCCTGGGCAAGGCCGGCCAGCGGCTCGGCCTTGCCGTGGCCGAAGCGGTGGTCCTCGTCGGCCGGCTGCAGGGCGTGATGCACGGCGATGAGGTTGATGACCGAGGCGGCGGCGTCGAGCAGCGAATCGAGCAGGGTGGACAGCAGGCTGACCGAATCGGTCACCAGCCAGGCCGCCAGCTTGGCCAGCGTCAGGGCGACGGCCACCGTCACCGAGGCATGGGTGGCGGCCCGCATGAGCCGCGCCGCCTGCCGGGGCGGCACCGGCAACGGGCCGTCGGTTTGTCGAGGATCGTCCGCCAAGGTCGGCTTTCCTTCGTCCGTCTGCGCTGGCGCGCACTATGAAACCGCGTCCGTCGTTTGGCCATCCGCTTTTTGGCGTCGTTCGTCTGGGCATCTGGCCCGCCAATTGCTAAGGGTGGCGCAACGGAG includes:
- a CDS encoding cation diffusion facilitator family transporter gives rise to the protein MADDPRQTDGPLPVPPRQAARLMRAATHASVTVAVALTLAKLAAWLVTDSVSLLSTLLDSLLDAAASVINLIAVHHALQPADEDHRFGHGKAEPLAGLAQAAFISGSAVFLIVQAGQRLFHPRAVVNPEVGYVVLAVSIALTLVLVVFQKYVVRRTGSVAIGADSLHYQTDILVNASIVVSLVLSSRFGWTAADPLFALAIAGYILWGAIGIGTKAYNILMDRELPEADRLRIREVTVGVPGVLGVHDVRTRSSGPQVFIQLHLELKDDMALDAAHEIALAVERALLAAYPRAEVLVHPDPVSVVGAMRDREAALGES